In Providencia zhijiangensis, a single window of DNA contains:
- the yajD gene encoding HNH nuclease YajD, with translation MALIPKNYARLESGYREKALKIYPWICGRCTREFVYSNLRELTVHHIDHDHTNNPEDGSNWELLCLFCHDHEHSKYTEADQYGTNVVAGEDAQKDVGEATYNPFADLKAMLNKKK, from the coding sequence ATGGCTTTGATCCCTAAAAACTATGCTCGCTTAGAAAGTGGTTACCGTGAAAAAGCACTTAAAATTTATCCATGGATATGCGGGCGCTGCACGCGGGAATTCGTTTATTCGAATCTGAGAGAATTAACCGTTCATCATATCGATCATGATCATACCAATAACCCTGAAGATGGTAGTAACTGGGAATTATTATGTCTCTTCTGCCATGACCATGAACATTCTAAGTATACAGAAGCCGACCAGTATGGAACGAATGTGGTTGCCGGTGAAGATGCACAAAAAGATGTGGGTGAAGCCACTTATAACCCGTTTGCAGATTTAAAAGCGATGTTAAATAAAAAGAAATAA
- a CDS encoding DUF1778 domain-containing protein — MLAPKTKRIDLRLNEEDKNLIEEAAAITNLSISQFMINIASERASEIVNHHRRLILNENSWNLVQNAINNPPAVNSRLKQAAKRLQDTEE; from the coding sequence ATGTTGGCCCCCAAAACCAAACGAATCGACTTAAGACTTAATGAAGAGGACAAAAACTTGATTGAAGAAGCTGCAGCAATTACCAACCTGTCTATATCTCAGTTCATGATTAATATTGCATCAGAACGAGCCAGTGAAATTGTTAATCACCATCGACGCCTTATTCTAAACGAGAACTCATGGAATTTAGTTCAAAATGCTATCAATAACCCACCAGCTGTAAACAGCCGCTTGAAGCAGGCTGCTAAACGTCTACAAGACACGGAGGAATAA